From Cheilinus undulatus linkage group 18, ASM1832078v1, whole genome shotgun sequence, the proteins below share one genomic window:
- the LOC121526125 gene encoding pleckstrin homology domain-containing family G member 3 isoform X3: MPEGSHSVLHQGPMGEESSQLSSPLSNGENDHQHLDLGPDCYSQLCEEPLDGERERPVSLVSTLSSGSSRDSRSLYGSTVALPSSTTPPIQNDEDIDLELSPAGSNGETAGDHSTALKGTRNHWQEQLESRVISNQWNNNTTSDRKAKGEIPHIYASPVVTSAMAPNPKLTYVDRVVMEIIETERMYVKDLRSIVEDYLAHIIDMNNLPIRPEQVCALFGNIEDIYEFNSELLQSLDMCENDPVAIARCFVDKSESFDIYTQYCTNYPNSVAALTDCMRSKTLAKFFRDRQAALKRSLPLGSYLLKPVQRILKYHLLLQEIAKHFDPDEEGYEVVQEAIDTMTGVAWYINDMKRKHEHAVRVQEIQSLLINWKGPDLTTYGELVLEGTFHVLRAKNTRTLFLFEKMLLITKKRGEHYVYKTHISCSTLMLLDSAKDPLLFSVIHFKHPKQPHTVQAKSVEEKRLWGHHIKRLILENHNTIVPQKAKETILDNSNYPGMYHYSPERLKKAEFCRADDFHLGGRNGRRRSEPAKQIIRTTKAVLKEDQNGEPTEVKAALRDETETHRQEEMHVDVAVKESVDKQVSVEELCPLKCILPVKEVSQTELQQPQRTEPPVSPLQQKVVTPEPQDTSTESVEDEEGGSDSSGLIVEETSVLTNGELSEEEEEVISDNKSLLPSSVLDQASVIAERFISSLSRRSSLVSDDLGPLACPSPTFENDVFKSPSACMDLESQTQVLASSTPEPQGSTEPDTPTCAHEPAPEQERRSTLSKQDRLLIHKIRRYYEHAEYQDANFSIKRRESLSYIPAGLVRHLSRQLNSTPQEAVSVHRKGLSRNRPTSWSVFDLPGLDNSKNAESLQKSSSPQNEPQEVKARSQSITNSPTKEEEFTSSSDMVKVWEDMESKTEGQEVQQAKGENICDSRSEVTPEICPETSDIQHSEQPPQVLEESETSNTSDGSSVSSPPRTVPAGETPVTEEKCHFNQANLPKIISFRTSMEEDQILQDMGKMKNKVFQLARQYSQRIKNNRPMIWQRNREQQQQGVKSVPAIHEEKMQSRKKGKASLRLSLNSSDQAVIHEERSPSPVKTPSSGAGSQSILTGPQSPQSDTFHWPDVQELRTKYTETSHTKVTRSSTIPNGMLEFCADKCNGSSYKYSSSSDLHKALTDCSRTQHASVNKGGGSLVEDWPQTRPKPQARLQPLLCRWSSLDHMIPLHEVQNLQEAVKTTCCTTSQVGLLTRETEEPLQEDKDCSTKSAVLTAGKIAESNLVKSLREKFQSLSTGS; this comes from the exons AATCTTCTCAGCTGTCCTCACCACTCTCTAACGGTGAAAATGACCATCAGCACCTTGACTTGGGCCCGGACTGTTACAGCCAGCTATGTGAGGAGCCCCTGGATGGAGAACGTGAGCGTCCAGTGAGCCTAGTGTCCACCCTGTCCTCTGGTTCGTCCCGGGATAGCCGCAGCCTTTATGGTAGCACTGTAGCCCTCCCTTCCTCTACCACCCCACCCATACAGAACGATGAGGACATAGACTTGGAGCTGAGCCCTGCTGGAAGCAACGGAGAGACGGCAGGGGATCACAGTACCGCCCTTAAAGGCACCAGGAACCACTGGCAGGAACAGCTGGAGTCCAGGGTAATCAGCAACCAGTGGAACAACAACACCACCTCCGACAGGAAGGCAAAAGGTGAAATACCTCACATCTACGCCTCACCTGTCGTCACCAGCGCCATGGCGCCCAATCCAAAGCTGACCTATGTGGACCGTGTCGTCATGGAGATCATCGAGACGGAGCGCATGTACGTTAAGGACCTGCGCAGCATCGTTGAG GACTACTTGGCTCACATTATTGATATGAACAACCTTCCTATCCGGCCAGAGCAGGTGTGTGCGCTGTTTGGAAACATAGAGGACATCTATGAGTTcaacag tgagcTGCTACAGTCCTTAGACATGTGTGAAAACGACCCGGTGGCGATCGCTCGATGCTTCGTAGATAAG AGTGAATCCTTTGACATATACACTCAGTATTGCACCAACTATCCAAA CTCAGTGGCTGCACTGACCGACTGCATGAGGAGTAAAACTTTGGCCAAGTTCTTTCGGGATCGACAAGCTGCTCTGAAGCGCTCTCTACCTTTGGGCTCCTACCTGCTGAAGCCAGTGCAGAGGATCCTGAAATATCACCTGCTGCTACAG GAAATTGCAAAGCACTTTGACCCAGATGAAGAAGGCTATGAGGTTGTTCAGGAGGCTATAGACACCATGACCGGAGTGGCCTGGTACATCAACGACATGAAGAGGAAACATGAACACGCTGTCAGAGTGCAG GAGATCCAGTCTCTTCTGATCAACTGGAAGGGTCCGGACCTGACCACCTATGGAGAGCTGGTACTGGAGGGCACCTTTCATGTCCTGCGGGCCAAGAACACCCGTACACTCTTCCTCTTCGAAAAGATGCTCCTCATCACCAAGAAAAGAGGGGAACACTACGTCTACAAGACCCACATCTCT tGCTCCACACTGATGTTACTGGACAGCGCAAAGGATCCCCTGCTTTTCAGTGTAATCCACTTCAAACACCCCAAGCAGCCTCATACAGTGCAG GCTAAGTCAGTGGAAGAGAAGCGTCTCTGGGGCCATCACATTAAGAGACTCATACTTGAGAACCACAACACCATCGTCCCACAGAAG gctAAAGAAACCATCCTGGACAATTCAAACT ATCCGGGGATGTACCACTACAGCCCCGAGAGGTTGAAGAAAGCTGAGTTCTGTCGAGCTGATGACTTCCATCTAGGAGGGCGAAATGGGAGAAGGAGATCAG aGCCTGCTAAACAAATCATAAGGACCACAAAAG CTGTGTTGAAG gAGGATCAGAACGGAGAACCAACTGAAGTGAAAGCTGCACTGAGAGATGAGACAGAAACTCACAGGCAGGAGGAAATGCATGTAGATGTGGCTGTTAAAGAATCAGTTGACAAACAG GTCAGTGTGGAGGAGCTGTGCCCTCTAAAATGTATCCTGCCAGTAAAGGAGGTCAGTCAGACGGAGCTCCAGCAACCCCAGCGCACAGAGCCTCCCGTCTCCCCTTTGCAACAAAAAGTGGTCACACCAGAACCTCAGGACACTTCAACAGAAAGTGTAGAGGATGAAGAAGGGGGGAGTGATTCCTCTGGTCTCATCGTGGAGGAGACAAGCGTGCTGACAAACGGGGAGCTctcagaagaggaagaggaggtgatTTCAGATAACAAAAGCCTCTTACCTTCATCTGTACTGGACCAGGCGAGCGTGATCGCAGAGCGCTTTATCAGCAGCCTGTCCAGACGGAGCAGTCTGGTCTCAGATGATCTGGGTCCTCTCGCTTGCCCCTCACCCACATTTGAAAATGACGTCTTTAAAAGCCCCTCAGCCTGCATGGACCTGGAGTCCCAGACTCAAGTGTTGGCTAGCTCTACTCCAGAGCCACAGGGGTCCACTGAGCCTGATACACCCACGTGTGCACATGAACCAGCACCAGAACAGGAGCGCAGGTCCACTCTCTCCAAACAAGACCGCCTCCTTATCCACAAGATCAGAAGATACTACGAGCACGCTGAGTACCAAGATGCTAACTTTAGCATCAAGAGAAGGGAGAGCCTCTCTTATATCCCAGCAGGTCTGGTTCGACATCTGAGCCGACAGCTCAACAGTACCCCGCAGGAGGCTGTTTCAGTTCACAGGAAGGGACTCTCAAGAAACCGCCCAACATCGTGGTCTGTGTTTGACCTTCCTGGCTTAGATAATAGTAAAAATGCAGAAAGTCTTCAAAAATCTTCAAGTCCCCAAAATGAACCTCAGGAGGTAAAAGCTAGATCTCAGAGCATCACAAACTCCCCTaccaaagaagaagagtttACATCATCGTCGGACATGGTCAAGGTTTGGGAAGATATGGAGTCAAAGACAGAAGGCCAGGAAGTGCAGCAGGCTAAAGGTGAGAACATTTGTGACTCCAGATCAGAAGTAACACCAGAAATCTGCCCAGAAACCTCTGACATTCAACACAGTGAGCAACCACCTCAGGTTTTAGAGGAGTCTGAAACCAGCAACACCTCAGATGGCTCCTCTGTCTCATCTCCTCCCAGAACAGTCCCAGCAGGGGAGACACCAGTAACTGAAGAAAAATGCCACTTCAATCAAGCCAACCTACCCAAGATTATTAGTTTCAGGACCAGTATGGAGGAAGACCAGATCTTACAAGACATGGGAAAGATGAAAAACAAGGTGTTCCAGCTGGCTCGTCAGTACAGTCAGCGTATAAAGAATAACAGACCCATGATCTGGCAGAGGAACcgagaacaacaacaacagggtGTAAAGAGTGTGCCTGCTATCCACGAAGAGAAGATGCAATCAAGGAAAAAGG GGAAGGCCAGCTTGAGGTTGTCCCTGAACTCCAGCGATCAGGCAGTCATCCATGAAGAACGTTCTCCAAGTCCAGTCAAGACCCCCAGCTCAGGAGCCGGCTCCCAGAGCATACTGACGGGCCCACAGAGCCCACAGTCGGACACCTTCCACTGGCCAGACGTTCAGGAGCTGCGTACCAAATACACAGAGACCTCCCACACCAAAGTAACCCGCAGCAGCACCATCCCAAACGGGATGCTGGAGTTCTGTGCGGACAAGTGTAACGGCTCCTCATATAAATACAGCAGCTCCTCCGACCTCCATAAAGCTCTGACAGACTGCTCAAGGACACAGCATGCATCTGTGAACAAGGGAGGAGGCTCTCTCGTAGAGGATTGGCCCCAGACCAGACCCAAGCCTCAGGCCCGgctccagcccctgctgtgcaGGTGGAGCTCTTTGGACCACATGATACCCCTACATGAGGTGCAGAACCTTCAGGAAGCTGTGAAGACGACCTGCTGCACGACCAGCCAGGTGGGTCTGCTAACAAGAGAGACTGAAGAACCTCTCCAGGAGGACAAAGACTGTTCGACAAAGTCCGCTGTGCTGACTGCAGGGAAGATTGCAGAGAGTAATCTGGTGAAAAGCTTACGGGAGAAGTTTCAGAGTTTAAGCACAGGCTCATGA